GGCGGTGAGCGCCGCCCGAACGCGCTCGCTGATCCAGTCGCCCGTCGCGGGGTCGCCGTCGAACCCCGGCGAGCGCAGGTCCGGCGGCAGATAGCGCTCGTACACCGGCAGGCGCTCGCGGAGCGGGACGCCGGCGTCGTCGGCGATGTTCCGCAGCGCGTCGAGCGCCGGCCACGCGTAGTCAGGGTTGATGTGGTCGTCGGTCACCGGGGAGACGCCGCCCAGGTCGTCGATACCGCAGTCGACCACCTCGCCGGCCGGCGCGAGGTTCGGCGGCACCTGCACGGACACCGTCTCGGGCAGGCAGTGCCGCGCCATCGCCACCGCGCGGCGCAGGTCGTCGACCGACGGCGTCGGTCCCCGCCAGCGCTCGTTCTCAGCGACCGGCTGGACGATCACCTCCTGAACGTGCCCGTAGCGCTCGTGTAGCTCCCGGATCGCGAGCAGGCTCTCCGCGCGGTCGGCCCAGTCGTCGCCGATGCCCACGAGGATGCCCGTCGTGAACGGGACGCCCAACTCGCCCGCGTTGCGGATGGTGTTGAGCCGCTGGCCGGGGTTTTTCGCCCGCGGGCCGCCGTGGGCCTGCACGTCGGCGGTCGTCTCCAGCATCACGCCCATGCTGGCGTTCAGGTCGGCGACGCGGGCCATCTCCTCGCGGGTCTGGTCGCCGGGGTTCGCGTGGGGGAGCAGTCCCTCATCCAGCGCTATCTCGCAGACCCGCCGGAGGTAGTCGTGGATCGAGTCGTGGCCCCACTCGGCCAGTTGCTCGTGGACCGCCTCGTACCGGTCGTCCGGGTCGTCGCCGAACGTGAACAGCGCCTCGGTACAGCCCGCGTCCGCGCCGGTTCGGAGGACGTCCCGGACCTCGTCGGGGCTCATCAGCGTGGCCTCGCCGGGCGGGTCGAAGTAGGTGCAGTACGTGCAGGTGTACCGGCAGGCGGTCGTCAGCGGCACGAAGACGTTCCGCGCGAAGGAGAGCTCGTCGGCCGGGGACACGTCGCCGGGGGTCACGTCCAGTAGCTCCGCGACCGCCGCGTCCTCGATGGCGAGGTCGATGCCGTACTCGTCGGCCCCCGGGATCATCGCCTCGTCCTCGTCGCCGGCGGGCCAAAAGGCTTGACGTTGCGGTCACTCGCGGCGGACGACTTCGACCCGGCCGTCGCCGGCGTCGAGTTCGAACCCGGCGTCGGCGAGCCAGTCCCGCGCCGCGCCGTCGCCGTGGAGCAACACCTCCGCCAGGTCCGCGCGCTCGTCCACGTCGGTCGCCAGCCGGAAGGAGTCGACGACGGCCAGGCTCGCGCCCACCGCCTCGGCGCGCTCGCGGTGGTCGCGGAAGGACGCCCCGTGGTAGTCGACCCGGAAGCCGTCGTGGCGGACGGCCAGCGCGTTCGTCCCGCCGCCGAGTCCGGGGGCGATCGCGACGTCACCGCCGGTGCCGTACAGCCGGCCGACGGCATCCCCGGTGGCGAGCGCCAAGTCGGCCATGACGACCGCGACCGGGCCGCGACGGCCGTCGATGGCGGCGTTCACCGCGGTCGAGAGCGCCCGGTCGTCCAATGTCACGGGCGCGTCGATCTCGACGGGGCGGGTCGCGAGCACCGTCGGCTCACCGCCCGCGTCGCGGACGGCGGCGAGCACGTCGGCGAGCATCGCCCGGGCGAACGCCCGGCGCTCGTCCGGGTCGAGGACGCCGCTCAGGCGGGTCTTCGGGTTCTCGGCGGCGTACGGAACGACGGTGTGCATCGCTCGGACCTACGTCGTGGTGGCGGGAAAAAGGGGTCGCTAGCCCAGTTTGTCGTAGTCGTCGCCCTGCTGGCGGTACCAGTAGGCCGCACCGCCGATCAGCACGAGGACGACCAGCCCGATGCCGCCGTACAGGAGCATCGTGTTGCGCTGCTCGGTCTGCTCGGTGGACTCCTGGGCCTCGGTTGCCTGGCTCTCGGCCTCCTCGGCAAGAGATATGGCGAGGTCGAAGTCCTCGGCGGACTCGTAGGCCTGCCGGGCGTTCCGGAAGGTGCTCTCGGCCTCGCTCACGTCCGCGCCGCTCTCCTCGGCCTCGTCGATGGCCTCCTGCGCGCTGTCGAGCGCCTCGCGGGCGTCGCCGCTCTCGGACGTGTAGTGGTTGGTCTCCCAGCTATCGATCTCCGTCGTCCCGCCGCCCTCACGGACCTCCGTGAACTCGGCCAGCCGGAACGACTGCTGGGGGTCGTACGTGTAGTTCTCGACTTCCGGGGTAGTGCCGGTGAGGGTCACTTCGATCTCCGTGACGGCCTCGTCGGCCACCACGTCGTACTCGAAGGAGCTACCGCCCATGCTCTGGGTCTCCCCGATCTGGTTGCCCGCGTTGTCGTACGCGGTGACGCTCCAGGTGGCGTTCGTCAGGTTCGTCTCACCACGGAGCGTCCACTCCTGGGGCGTGTCGCCGGAGAACAGTTCGGTAAACGTGTACGTGGTCGATACCTCCTCGCCGACTTCCGCTTCGGCGGGTGCGCCGTCGGCCTCGACGGTCGCCAGGGCCGCGGCTGGTGGGACCGCGGCGAGCGCGACGAGGGCGACGACGAGCAGTGTCGTGAGCTTAGAACAGCGGTTCGAGTTCATCTTCGTCATCTTCGACCAAGCTCTCTAAGTTATCTTCGCTTTCCTCGCGTATCTCCTCGATGTTGTCCTGTGCCTCGATCGCGACCTGCTGGAGCTCCTTGATCCGGGGCACGTCGTTGACGCCGGACAGCAGGATGACGCTCGCGACGTAGTTCGAGGCGGGGACCGGGTAGTCGCCGCCGCGGACCTCCATCGAGCCGGTCTGCTCTTCGAGCCACTTCCGCCCGCGCTCGATGCCTTTCCGGTTGAGATGCTGGGGCGGGCCGCTCATCACGAGGAGCGCACGCTCGCTTCCCTCGATCTCGCAGGGCAGAGTCAGTCGACCCAGCGCGGCCTTGCGGACGAGGCTCGTGATCCGGTTCGTCGTGTGTGCGGTGTCGATGCCGTCGTCTTCGCCGCCGGTAAAGCGCGAGAGGAGGCCGCTGTCCTCCTGCGTCTCGACCTCCTCGCGGGCGTAGCCGACGGTGGAGACGCCGCCGCCCGAGAGGGTGTTGATGATCTCGCTGGAGTCGACGACGCTCTCGGCGACCTCGTCGCCCTCGCCGACCTCGCCGGCACCGAAGAGGATGCCGAACCGCTTGACGATCTCGTCGTTGATCTCCTCGTAGCCGCCCTCGACGGACTCGCCGGCCTTCCGCCAGGCGTCGTTGTCGAACACGAGGAGGTTGTCGACCTCGCGGACGAACGTCTGGAACGACCGGGCGGCGTTCAGCGTGTAGATGCCACCCTCGTCGCTGCCGGGGAGCACGCCGAGGCCGTACACCGGTTCGGTGTAGATGCGCTTGAGATGCTTCGCCAGCACCGGCGCGCCGCCGCTGCCGGTCCCCCCACCCATCCCGGCGATGATGAGGAAGGCATCGACCTCGTGAACCGGAATGTTGTCTATCGCGCCCTGTACCTCGTCGATGTCCTCCTCGGCCACCTCGGCACCGAGCTCGTTGTCGGCACCGACGCCGTGGCCCTTGACTCGCGACTGTCCGATGAGCACGCGCTGATCCTCGGGGATCCGCTCCAGTCCCATGAGGTCAGCCTTCGCGGTGTTGACCGCGACGGCCGAGCGGACGATCCCACTGCCCGACCGCTCGTCGTACTCCAGGAACTTGTCGACGATTTTCCCACCAGCCTGTCCGAATCCGATCATCGCCAGTTTCATACTTTGTACACGGGGCTCCGTTGGCCTGAAAACAGAGCGATGACGGATATAAGTTTTGTGATGGTGCACACCACCGGATCCGCGGTAGAAATCGACTAAACCGGACGACGGCGGCCGGGGGTAAGCCGATATTACCGGTTCTGATAACGGCTTCACATCAACCAGCCGAACAACTTTAAGTTCCGTATAACGCGCTTACATGTCCACGCCGAGGTAGTCCGACAGCGTCGTCAGGTCGCCTTCGGACCGGCCGAACGCGCCGATGTCGTTCGACGCGGTCGTGTTGTCGAACTTCAGCGACCGGTACTGGTCGGCCCCCATCGGGAAGCCGGGGATCGACCCCGCGACTTTCAGGCCGACGCCGGCGAGCGCCATCGGCACCGGCACGACGGTCACGGGGTGGCCCGCGGCGCGGCGCGCCCGCTTCGCCACCTGTGCGAGGGTCAGCACCTCCGGGCCGCCGATCTCGTAGGTCTCGCCGACGTGGTCGTCGTCCTCGACGCAGTCGGCAAGCATGGGCACGATGTCGCCGACCCAGATGGGCTGGAACCGGGTCTTGCCGCCGCCGGGCAGCGGCGCGAGCACTGGCGGCGTGAGCTTCTTCGTGAAGGAGACGAACTCGCCGCCCTCGCCGAACACCACCGACGGGCGGACGATCGTCCAGTCGAGGTCGGAGTCCGTCACGACGTGCTCCGCCTGCCCCTTCGTGCGGATGTACGCCGTCGGCCCGTCCGGGTCCGCGCCGAGCGCGCTCATCTGGACGATCCGGGTGAGGCCGTGTTCCTCGGCGGCGCGGACGACGTTCTCGGTCCCGTGGAGGTGGACGCTCTCGTGGGTCGCGCCGCCCTTCGGCTTGAACAGGGGGGAGAGCGCGACGAGATTGACGACCGCCTCCTGATCCTCGAACGCCGACTCGATGGAGTCGTAGGCGGACACGTCGCCGGTTGCGCGGGCGACGCCGTCCGGCAGGGCGGCGTCGTCGGGGTTCCGGGCGAGCGCGGTCACGTCGTGGCCGCGGTCGTCCAGTTCCCGACACAGTCGCTCGCCGATGAAGCCCGTCCCGCCGGTGACCAGAACCCTCATACTTCGAACTAGTCCCGAACCGGCCTAAAGCTACCGGGGCGCGGGGCCGTGCCGCACCCGATCGCTGGCTCCGGTCCCGGTACGGCCGCGGCGGCCGAAGCCGGACGACTGATATGCGAGCGCCCGGAACGCCCGGCCATGCTCGTGACCCTGGAGGGACTCGACGGGAGCGGCAAGACCACGGTGGCGGAGGCGCTCCGGGACGCCTACCCCGACGCGACGTTCACGCGCGAACCGACCGATAGCTGGTACGGGGAGGCCGTCGACCGGTCGATCGCGGACGACGACGCCGACCCGCTGGCGGAGCTGTTCCTCTACACGGCCGACCACGCGGCCCACCTGTCGAACGTCGTCCGGCCGGCGCTCGCCGAGGGCGACCTCGTCATCTCCGACCGCTACTCTGACTCCCGGTACGCCTACCAGGGGGCGACGCTCGAGGGCGAGATCAAGCGCCCGATGGAGTACATCCGCGGGGTCCACCAGCCGTTCACCGTCGCGCCCGACCTGACGATCTACCTCGACCTCGACCCCCACACCGCCGCCGAGCGCAGCGCCGGGGCGAACAAGTTCGAGCGGACGGAGTACCTCGCCAGCGTGCAGGACAACTACGAGACGCTGATCGACCTGGAGCCGGGCCGGTTCGTGCGGATCGACGCGACGCGGTCGCCGGAACACGTGATCAGCGCCGCCGAGGAGGCCGTCGAGACGGCGCTTGACAGGCGCTAGGCGGGTTCTACTGGCGGTTCTCGCTGGTGTCGGGCAGGTCGATCTCCTCCGGAGCGGGCAGCCAGAACATGTCGATGGAGTAGCCAAGCACCAGCGGCAGGAGGATGACGGCGAACACCGCGGTGTTCCGGTCGCCCAGGTCGCCGCCGAGACCGAGCACGCCCGAGAGGACGAGCGTCGAGACGACGAGCAACAGCGGCGTCAGGAGGAGCGCGAACGCTGCCGACCCCCACTGCGTGTGCAACTGGACGCGGAAGTACCGCGTCGCCACCGCTGCGAGGAACGTGTGGATGCCGACGATCACGAGGAACCCGACGGCGGCGGAGACCGAGACCATATCCGACCCTTGGGGCCGGACGGACTTTGGCGTATCGGAACGGCTTTGGGGAGCGGGTCCGAGTCGCCGTCCATGCACCGAGTCATCGGCGAGCGACCCTTCGACGAGACGCCGTTCTCGGCCGACGCCGCGCGGTCGATCTACCGCGACATGGTGCGGGCACGGCGGTTCGACGAGCGGGCGCTCGCCCTCCAGCGCCGCGGGTGGATGAGCGGCTACCCGCCGTTCGAGGGGCAGGAGGCCTCGCAGGTTGCGGCGGCCCACGCGATGGCCGACGACGACTGGCTGCTCCCGACGTACCGGTCGAACGCGATGCAGATCGCCCGCGGCGTCCCGATGAGCGACATCCTGCTGTTCCGCCGCGGCCACCCCGAGTTCCGCTCGGACCACGACGCACCGACGTTCCCGCAGGCGGTGCCGATCGCCACGCAGATCCCCCACGCCGCCGGCGTCGGGATGGCGGCGAACTACCGCGACGCCGACCACGGCGTCCTCTGCTACCTCGGCGACGGCGCGACCAGCGAGGGCGACTTCCACGAGGGGCTGAACTTCGCCGGCGTGTTCGACGCGCCGACCGTCTTCTTCTGCGAGAACAACGGCTGGGCGATCAGCCTCCCTCGCGAGCGTCAGACGGCCAGCGACACCATCGCGCAGAAGGCCGAAGCGTACGGCTTCGACGGCGTACAGGTCGACGGCAACGACCCGCTGGCGGTGTACGAGACGGTCGCCGCGGGGCTCGAACGGGCCCGGGACGGCGAGCCGGTGCTCGTCGAGAGCCTCACGTACCGGCAGGGCGCACACACCACCAGCGACGACCCGAGCCGGTACCGCGAGGACGACCCCGACCTGCCCGAGTGGCGGACCCGCGACCCGGTCGAGCGCTTCGAGGAGTACCTCCGCGAGGCGGGCGTCGTCGACGACGCCTTCGTCGAGACGGTCCGCGAGGACGCCGACGCGGAACTCGACCGTGCTGTCGAGGAGGCGGAGGCGGCCGAGGACGAGGACCCCGCGGACGTGTTCGACCACGTGTACGCGGATCTGCCGGCGGAGCTCCGCAGACAGAAAGAGTCGGTGGTGTCCGCGGCCGACCCGGACGCGTCGGAGTAGGTGACGCCGGACGGGCTATCCCATCGAGATGTACGTCTTCGTGTCGGCGACGCCGTCCAGCT
The genomic region above belongs to Halostella salina and contains:
- the cofG gene encoding 7,8-didemethyl-8-hydroxy-5-deazariboflavin synthase subunit CofG → MIPGADEYGIDLAIEDAAVAELLDVTPGDVSPADELSFARNVFVPLTTACRYTCTYCTYFDPPGEATLMSPDEVRDVLRTGADAGCTEALFTFGDDPDDRYEAVHEQLAEWGHDSIHDYLRRVCEIALDEGLLPHANPGDQTREEMARVADLNASMGVMLETTADVQAHGGPRAKNPGQRLNTIRNAGELGVPFTTGILVGIGDDWADRAESLLAIRELHERYGHVQEVIVQPVAENERWRGPTPSVDDLRRAVAMARHCLPETVSVQVPPNLAPAGEVVDCGIDDLGGVSPVTDDHINPDYAWPALDALRNIADDAGVPLRERLPVYERYLPPDLRSPGFDGDPATGDWISERVRAALTADDAAGERYRAVLGGESLAAD
- the cofC gene encoding 2-phospho-L-lactate guanylyltransferase, whose translation is MHTVVPYAAENPKTRLSGVLDPDERRAFARAMLADVLAAVRDAGGEPTVLATRPVEIDAPVTLDDRALSTAVNAAIDGRRGPVAVVMADLALATGDAVGRLYGTGGDVAIAPGLGGGTNALAVRHDGFRVDYHGASFRDHRERAEAVGASLAVVDSFRLATDVDERADLAEVLLHGDGAARDWLADAGFELDAGDGRVEVVRRE
- a CDS encoding DUF4398 domain-containing protein, with the translated sequence MNSNRCSKLTTLLVVALVALAAVPPAAALATVEADGAPAEAEVGEEVSTTYTFTELFSGDTPQEWTLRGETNLTNATWSVTAYDNAGNQIGETQSMGGSSFEYDVVADEAVTEIEVTLTGTTPEVENYTYDPQQSFRLAEFTEVREGGGTTEIDSWETNHYTSESGDAREALDSAQEAIDEAEESGADVSEAESTFRNARQAYESAEDFDLAISLAEEAESQATEAQESTEQTEQRNTMLLYGGIGLVVLVLIGGAAYWYRQQGDDYDKLG
- a CDS encoding tubulin/FtsZ family protein, with the protein product MKLAMIGFGQAGGKIVDKFLEYDERSGSGIVRSAVAVNTAKADLMGLERIPEDQRVLIGQSRVKGHGVGADNELGAEVAEEDIDEVQGAIDNIPVHEVDAFLIIAGMGGGTGSGGAPVLAKHLKRIYTEPVYGLGVLPGSDEGGIYTLNAARSFQTFVREVDNLLVFDNDAWRKAGESVEGGYEEINDEIVKRFGILFGAGEVGEGDEVAESVVDSSEIINTLSGGGVSTVGYAREEVETQEDSGLLSRFTGGEDDGIDTAHTTNRITSLVRKAALGRLTLPCEIEGSERALLVMSGPPQHLNRKGIERGRKWLEEQTGSMEVRGGDYPVPASNYVASVILLSGVNDVPRIKELQQVAIEAQDNIEEIREESEDNLESLVEDDEDELEPLF
- a CDS encoding complex I NDUFA9 subunit family protein; protein product: MRVLVTGGTGFIGERLCRELDDRGHDVTALARNPDDAALPDGVARATGDVSAYDSIESAFEDQEAVVNLVALSPLFKPKGGATHESVHLHGTENVVRAAEEHGLTRIVQMSALGADPDGPTAYIRTKGQAEHVVTDSDLDWTIVRPSVVFGEGGEFVSFTKKLTPPVLAPLPGGGKTRFQPIWVGDIVPMLADCVEDDDHVGETYEIGGPEVLTLAQVAKRARRAAGHPVTVVPVPMALAGVGLKVAGSIPGFPMGADQYRSLKFDNTTASNDIGAFGRSEGDLTTLSDYLGVDM
- the tmk gene encoding dTMP kinase — translated: MLVTLEGLDGSGKTTVAEALRDAYPDATFTREPTDSWYGEAVDRSIADDDADPLAELFLYTADHAAHLSNVVRPALAEGDLVISDRYSDSRYAYQGATLEGEIKRPMEYIRGVHQPFTVAPDLTIYLDLDPHTAAERSAGANKFERTEYLASVQDNYETLIDLEPGRFVRIDATRSPEHVISAAEEAVETALDRR
- the pdhA gene encoding pyruvate dehydrogenase (acetyl-transferring) E1 component subunit alpha, which codes for MHRVIGERPFDETPFSADAARSIYRDMVRARRFDERALALQRRGWMSGYPPFEGQEASQVAAAHAMADDDWLLPTYRSNAMQIARGVPMSDILLFRRGHPEFRSDHDAPTFPQAVPIATQIPHAAGVGMAANYRDADHGVLCYLGDGATSEGDFHEGLNFAGVFDAPTVFFCENNGWAISLPRERQTASDTIAQKAEAYGFDGVQVDGNDPLAVYETVAAGLERARDGEPVLVESLTYRQGAHTTSDDPSRYREDDPDLPEWRTRDPVERFEEYLREAGVVDDAFVETVREDADAELDRAVEEAEAAEDEDPADVFDHVYADLPAELRRQKESVVSAADPDASE